The following coding sequences are from one Manduca sexta isolate Smith_Timp_Sample1 chromosome 7, JHU_Msex_v1.0, whole genome shotgun sequence window:
- the LOC115454552 gene encoding uncharacterized protein LOC115454552 isoform X3 — MEVPVVAEEPPITEETENAELADSVENFEKFVYELFDKNGVLNDLRAYLRGHIVNVLKSAQTGDPPPCQRHFTQRLDLTYQALNMLVAEYLLRLEFSYSLSVFVSEIPLANMVFEFAKTLMRNNDENFTSLRFQDSDVWSILNYLGVMCDSEHSSNIVEMYKSVETCPLLLCIFKCIPMYNKPHAVNSSDESISSSVKSSDTLGDKTKSSHRNLPVHDKCKHYALCWTCQSKMIRVKEKYCKKKKSLTKMFQQLKSVYEAEVEMVKEEEQRKVKRSLATHALQLQKRRHDIEESLKAREVELELAVQQKKKFLWGLARALRDQHRHVSHETERLTAKEDSLKIQLGEAEEILKQRGEEVRSQITSELAILEQHLESMKTERENINRERTELNNLKKHEKSTKEHNTEHEQLKSHYDLLKNELSILRKYLESMSIQPKCVIERSTITDLYDVTSKLNVTLNNGQDVEYARHDGKLRSNQVVNDFKKQKNVNFSQLQSNLDEIYREASQERRSSSSDVGDMGRMERFHEQETLRQLRDENQRLKTFAAQQSEHITELRCQQAQMRAQLTAAQFQQSTTATTHQGPTTYAGPTVPPTCRPRTAPAVVPPATYLVHRMSTSASAHALNHGWRKGAGEELSLFSNAQPRILVPGDTIPFIGVLKDRHNDNRRHIVNQWRNLRRRTSPIGAVVKPRNITTAQRDKLSKERPEPSTSQMDPITQSQNFLTETQEFENDSLEPTSGNRCQRPKTAVADKMREKSPNTVLREVKNKLRTKDSTKRQTPTVTRDKSPNSVLREAKLRLRKLEIEAEAVEKSYLNFRKRQAELRNERTSFSGPTDESVIRDIRNLEIKRSSSLQKVGDTHNTHKDFKISYLEADQKTMNNDIDKYLKEYQTKYDIGETYFKNKNVAQNKASPIPESYSEIEDKRLPDDYLETPIIEFRKLYYSEKSRYYDRNKGDNKPDGNRPNDCIDKIDSEKSLDANRGKVDCEPENQNDDNKLDKAITELEILKHNINKIYDLPDEPEVKIEEEETGLRDELSKTEAAEDKNLLRVEVESVSEVNDIKVTESQTQDLLLVVQSPIEVGDTLESDSDEKLSPQMTIIVSPKRSSPKGPNDMDSLGSRSLSPVQARLTRNDVIDAIFRADPENQLSSVQMQLELSKDILEDSITESEKGEIGEYPDDFSADVDNYNSRSDYENNSPISIPKTSEDENFWDS, encoded by the exons ATGGAAGTTCCTGTTGTAGCCGAAGAACCTCCCATCACTGAAGAGACTGAAAACGCAGAACTGGCCGACTCTGTAGAAAATTTTGAAAAGTTTGTGTACGAATTATTCGATAAAAACGGTGTACTCAATGATTTGAGGGCCTATTTACGCGGGCACATTGTAAATGTACTAAAAAGCGCACAAACAG GTGATCCACCACCATGTCAGAGGCATTTCACACAACGGCTTGACCTTACATACCAGGCACTGAATATGTTAGTTGCTGAATACTTGTTGCGTttg GAGTTCAGCTACAGTCTATCAGTGTTTGTATCAGAGATACCTCTGGCGAACATGGTGTTTGAGTTTGCAAAGACTCTGATGCGGAACAATGATGAGAACTTCACATCGTTGAGGTTTCAGGATAGCGATGTGTGGTCCATATTGAATTATCTAG GTGTAATGTGTGACTCGGAACATTCATCTAACATTGTAGAAATGTACAAAAGTGTGGAGACGTGTCCACTTTTACtgtgtatatttaaatgtatacctATGTACAATAAACCACATGCAG TAAATTCTTCAGATGAAAGCATATCATCCAGTGTCAAATCATCAGATACATTGGGTGATAAAACAAAGAGTTCTCACAGAAATCTACCGGTTCATGATAAATGCAAGCATTATGCATTGTGTTGGACTTGTCAGAGCAAAATGATTAGAGTGAAAGAGAAATACTGTAAGAAGAAAAAGTCTTTGACGAAG ATGTTCCAGCAATTGAAATCAGTTTACGAAGCGGAAGTGGAAATGGTGAAAGAGGAAGAGCAGAGGAAAGTAAAGCGGTCTTTGGCTACACACGCGTTGCAGCTGCAGAAACGACGGCATGAT ATAGAAGAGTCGTTGAAAGCGCGGGAAGTGGAGTTAGAACTCGCGGTCCAGCAGAAGAAGAAGTTCCTGTGGGGGCTCGCGCGTGCGCTCCGCGACCAACACCGGCACGTCAGCCACGAGACAGAACGACTCACTGCCAAG GAAGACAGTCTTAAAATTCAATTAGGCGAAGCAGAGGAAATTCTAAAACAACGAGGCGAAGAAGTGCGCTCGCAAATAACAAGCGAACTGGCAATACTAGAACAACATTTAGAGTCGATGAAAACAGAAAGAGAAAACATCAACAGAGAGAGAACCGAACTGaacaacttaaaaaaacacGAAAAATCAACAAAAGAACACAACACTGAACACGAACAGTTGAAATCTCATTACGATTTGTTGAAAAACGAATTATCGATACTAAGGAAGTACTTGGAATCGATGTCGATCCAGCCCAAATGCGTTATAGAGAGGAGCACTATTACTGACTTGTACGATGTGACGTCGAAGTTAAACGTAACTTTAAATAATGGGCAAGACGTTGAGTATGCGAGACACGATGGTAAATTGAGAAGTAATCAAGTGGTGAACGATTTTAAGAAACAGAAGAATGTTAATTTTAGTCAG TTGCAGTCGAACCTGGACGAGATATACCGCGAGGCGAGTCAAGAGCGTCGCTCGTCGTCCAGCGATGTTGGCGACATGGGCCGAATGGAACGGTTCCACGAGCAGGAAACATTACGGCAGTTGAGGGACGAGAACCAGAGGCTCAAGACGTTTGCTGCACAG CAAAGCGAGCACATCACGGAGCTCAGGTGTCAACAGGCACAAATGCGGGCACAATTAACGGCCGCACAGTTTCAACAGTCTACGACGGCCACCACCCATCAGGGGCCCACAACCTACGCGGGACCCACTGTGCCTCCCACCTGCCGTCCTAGAACAGCGCCCGCCGTCGTACCTCCAGCTACTTACCTCGTCCACAGAATGAGCACGAGCGCCAGTGCGCACGCGCTGAACCACGGCTGGCGTAAGGGCGCCGGCGAGGAGCTGAGTCTCTTCTCCAACGCTCAGCCGCGCATCCTCGTGCCCGGAGACACCATACCCTTCATAGGAGTGCTGAAGGACCGCCACAACGACAATAGGAGGCATATCGTCAACCAATGGCGAAATCTTAGACGTCGCACCTCGCCGATAGGTGCCGTCGTGAAGCCAAGAAACATTACAACCGCGCAAAGGGACAAGTTGTCAAAGGAGAGACCCGAGCCGTCCACTAGCCAAATGGATCCCATAACGCAAAGTCAAAATTTTCTTACCGAGACGCAGGAGTTTGAAAATGACTCTTTGGAACCGACGAGCGGGAATCGTTGTCAAAGACCGAAGACTGCCGTTGCCGACAAAATGAGAGAGAAGAGTCCCAACACCGTCCTGAGGGAAGTAAAAAATAAGTTGAGGACCAAGGATAGCACGAAACGCCAAACGCCGACGGTAACGCGAGACAAAAGCCCCAACTCGGTACTTCGTGAAGCCAAGCTGCGTTTGAGGAAGTTGGAAATCGAAGCCGAAGCCGTGGAGAAGTCGTATCTGAACTTCAGGAAGCGACAGGCCGAGCTGAGAAATGAACGGACCAGTTTCAGCGGGCCCACTGACGAGTCTGTCATTAGAGATATTAGGAATTTGG aaataaaaagaagtaGTTCACTGCAAAAAGTAGGCGATACACATAACACACATAAAGACTTTAAAATATCGTACCTAGAAGCCGATCAGAAAACAATGAATAATGATATTGATAAATATCTTAAAGAATATCAGACAAAATACGATATAGgcgaaacatattttaaaaataaaaacgttgcACAAAACAAAGCAAGTCCTATTCCCGAGAGTTATTCTGAGATTGAAGACAAACGTTTGCCTGATGATTATTTGGAAACGCCGATTATAGAGTTCAGAAAACTTTATTACTCCGAAAAATCTAGATATTATGATAGGAATAAAGGTGACAATAAACCGGATGGAAATAGGCCCAATGATTGTATAGACAAAATTGATTCGGAGAAATCCTTAGACGCTAACCGCGGAAAAGTCGATTGTGAACCTGAAAATCAAAACGACGACAATAAATTGGATAAAGCAATAActgaattggaaatattaaaacataatattaataaaatatatgatttacCTGATGAGCCAGAAGTTAAAATTGAGGAAGAGGAGACTGGTTTACGTGACGAACTGTCGAAAACAGAGGCTGCAGAAGACAAGAATTTACTTCGAGTAGAAGTAGAGAGCGTCAGCGAAGTTAACGATATCAAAGTAACAGAATCTCAGACGCAAGACTTATTGCTCGTAGTCCAAAGTCCCATTGAAGTTGGAGATACTTTAGAATCCGATTCTGACGAGAAACTTTCTCCGCAGATGACAATTATTGTAAGTCCCAAACGAAGTAGTCCAAAGGGACCGAACGATATGGACTCCCTTGGGTCCAGAAGCCTATCGCCAGTTCAAGCCAGGTTGACGAGAAATGACGTAATCGATGCCATTTTCCGTGCAGATCCTGAAAATCAGTTGTCAAGTGTACAGATGCAGTTAGAACTTTCTAAGGATATTCTAGAAGATTCTATTACAGAATCAGAAAAGGGTGAAATCGGAGAATACCCCGACGACTTCTCAGCTGATGTGGACAATTATAACAGCCGGTCAGATTACGAGAACAATTCACCTATCTCAATACCAAAGACGTCTGAAGACGAAAACTTCTGGGATTCATAA
- the LOC115454552 gene encoding uncharacterized protein LOC115454552 isoform X2 gives MEVPVVAEEPPITEETENAELADSVENFEKFVYELFDKNGVLNDLRAYLRGHIVNVLKSAQTGDPPPCQRHFTQRLDLTYQALNMLVAEYLLRLEFSYSLSVFVSEIPLANMVFEFAKTLMRNNDENFTSLRFQDSDVWSILNYLGVMCDSEHSSNIVEMYKSVETCPLLLCIFKCIPMYNKPHAVNSSDESISSSVKSSDTLGDKTKSSHRNLPVHDKCKHYALCWTCQSKMIRVKEKYCKKKKSLTKSVKETKLDQYNVDCLMKNIGVLERSLIDEMFQQLKSVYEAEVEMVKEEEQRKVKRSLATHALQLQKRRHDIEESLKAREVELELAVQQKKKFLWGLARALRDQHRHVSHETERLTAKEDSLKIQLGEAEEILKQRGEEVRSQITSELAILEQHLESMKTERENINRERTELNNLKKHEKSTKEHNTEHEQLKSHYDLLKNELSILRKYLESMSIQPKCVIERSTITDLYDVTSKLNVTLNNGQDVEYARHDGKLRSNQVVNDFKKQKNVNFSQSNLDEIYREASQERRSSSSDVGDMGRMERFHEQETLRQLRDENQRLKTFAAQQSEHITELRCQQAQMRAQLTAAQFQQSTTATTHQGPTTYAGPTVPPTCRPRTAPAVVPPATYLVHRMSTSASAHALNHGWRKGAGEELSLFSNAQPRILVPGDTIPFIGVLKDRHNDNRRHIVNQWRNLRRRTSPIGAVVKPRNITTAQRDKLSKERPEPSTSQMDPITQSQNFLTETQEFENDSLEPTSGNRCQRPKTAVADKMREKSPNTVLREVKNKLRTKDSTKRQTPTVTRDKSPNSVLREAKLRLRKLEIEAEAVEKSYLNFRKRQAELRNERTSFSGPTDESVIRDIRNLEIKRSSSLQKVGDTHNTHKDFKISYLEADQKTMNNDIDKYLKEYQTKYDIGETYFKNKNVAQNKASPIPESYSEIEDKRLPDDYLETPIIEFRKLYYSEKSRYYDRNKGDNKPDGNRPNDCIDKIDSEKSLDANRGKVDCEPENQNDDNKLDKAITELEILKHNINKIYDLPDEPEVKIEEEETGLRDELSKTEAAEDKNLLRVEVESVSEVNDIKVTESQTQDLLLVVQSPIEVGDTLESDSDEKLSPQMTIIVSPKRSSPKGPNDMDSLGSRSLSPVQARLTRNDVIDAIFRADPENQLSSVQMQLELSKDILEDSITESEKGEIGEYPDDFSADVDNYNSRSDYENNSPISIPKTSEDENFWDS, from the exons ATGGAAGTTCCTGTTGTAGCCGAAGAACCTCCCATCACTGAAGAGACTGAAAACGCAGAACTGGCCGACTCTGTAGAAAATTTTGAAAAGTTTGTGTACGAATTATTCGATAAAAACGGTGTACTCAATGATTTGAGGGCCTATTTACGCGGGCACATTGTAAATGTACTAAAAAGCGCACAAACAG GTGATCCACCACCATGTCAGAGGCATTTCACACAACGGCTTGACCTTACATACCAGGCACTGAATATGTTAGTTGCTGAATACTTGTTGCGTttg GAGTTCAGCTACAGTCTATCAGTGTTTGTATCAGAGATACCTCTGGCGAACATGGTGTTTGAGTTTGCAAAGACTCTGATGCGGAACAATGATGAGAACTTCACATCGTTGAGGTTTCAGGATAGCGATGTGTGGTCCATATTGAATTATCTAG GTGTAATGTGTGACTCGGAACATTCATCTAACATTGTAGAAATGTACAAAAGTGTGGAGACGTGTCCACTTTTACtgtgtatatttaaatgtatacctATGTACAATAAACCACATGCAG TAAATTCTTCAGATGAAAGCATATCATCCAGTGTCAAATCATCAGATACATTGGGTGATAAAACAAAGAGTTCTCACAGAAATCTACCGGTTCATGATAAATGCAAGCATTATGCATTGTGTTGGACTTGTCAGAGCAAAATGATTAGAGTGAAAGAGAAATACTGTAAGAAGAAAAAGTCTTTGACGAAG AGTGTCAAAGAGACAAAACTAGATCAGTATAATGTGGACTGTCTCATGAAGAATATTGGCGTATTGGAAAGGAGCCTCATTGATgag ATGTTCCAGCAATTGAAATCAGTTTACGAAGCGGAAGTGGAAATGGTGAAAGAGGAAGAGCAGAGGAAAGTAAAGCGGTCTTTGGCTACACACGCGTTGCAGCTGCAGAAACGACGGCATGAT ATAGAAGAGTCGTTGAAAGCGCGGGAAGTGGAGTTAGAACTCGCGGTCCAGCAGAAGAAGAAGTTCCTGTGGGGGCTCGCGCGTGCGCTCCGCGACCAACACCGGCACGTCAGCCACGAGACAGAACGACTCACTGCCAAG GAAGACAGTCTTAAAATTCAATTAGGCGAAGCAGAGGAAATTCTAAAACAACGAGGCGAAGAAGTGCGCTCGCAAATAACAAGCGAACTGGCAATACTAGAACAACATTTAGAGTCGATGAAAACAGAAAGAGAAAACATCAACAGAGAGAGAACCGAACTGaacaacttaaaaaaacacGAAAAATCAACAAAAGAACACAACACTGAACACGAACAGTTGAAATCTCATTACGATTTGTTGAAAAACGAATTATCGATACTAAGGAAGTACTTGGAATCGATGTCGATCCAGCCCAAATGCGTTATAGAGAGGAGCACTATTACTGACTTGTACGATGTGACGTCGAAGTTAAACGTAACTTTAAATAATGGGCAAGACGTTGAGTATGCGAGACACGATGGTAAATTGAGAAGTAATCAAGTGGTGAACGATTTTAAGAAACAGAAGAATGTTAATTTTAGTCAG TCGAACCTGGACGAGATATACCGCGAGGCGAGTCAAGAGCGTCGCTCGTCGTCCAGCGATGTTGGCGACATGGGCCGAATGGAACGGTTCCACGAGCAGGAAACATTACGGCAGTTGAGGGACGAGAACCAGAGGCTCAAGACGTTTGCTGCACAG CAAAGCGAGCACATCACGGAGCTCAGGTGTCAACAGGCACAAATGCGGGCACAATTAACGGCCGCACAGTTTCAACAGTCTACGACGGCCACCACCCATCAGGGGCCCACAACCTACGCGGGACCCACTGTGCCTCCCACCTGCCGTCCTAGAACAGCGCCCGCCGTCGTACCTCCAGCTACTTACCTCGTCCACAGAATGAGCACGAGCGCCAGTGCGCACGCGCTGAACCACGGCTGGCGTAAGGGCGCCGGCGAGGAGCTGAGTCTCTTCTCCAACGCTCAGCCGCGCATCCTCGTGCCCGGAGACACCATACCCTTCATAGGAGTGCTGAAGGACCGCCACAACGACAATAGGAGGCATATCGTCAACCAATGGCGAAATCTTAGACGTCGCACCTCGCCGATAGGTGCCGTCGTGAAGCCAAGAAACATTACAACCGCGCAAAGGGACAAGTTGTCAAAGGAGAGACCCGAGCCGTCCACTAGCCAAATGGATCCCATAACGCAAAGTCAAAATTTTCTTACCGAGACGCAGGAGTTTGAAAATGACTCTTTGGAACCGACGAGCGGGAATCGTTGTCAAAGACCGAAGACTGCCGTTGCCGACAAAATGAGAGAGAAGAGTCCCAACACCGTCCTGAGGGAAGTAAAAAATAAGTTGAGGACCAAGGATAGCACGAAACGCCAAACGCCGACGGTAACGCGAGACAAAAGCCCCAACTCGGTACTTCGTGAAGCCAAGCTGCGTTTGAGGAAGTTGGAAATCGAAGCCGAAGCCGTGGAGAAGTCGTATCTGAACTTCAGGAAGCGACAGGCCGAGCTGAGAAATGAACGGACCAGTTTCAGCGGGCCCACTGACGAGTCTGTCATTAGAGATATTAGGAATTTGG aaataaaaagaagtaGTTCACTGCAAAAAGTAGGCGATACACATAACACACATAAAGACTTTAAAATATCGTACCTAGAAGCCGATCAGAAAACAATGAATAATGATATTGATAAATATCTTAAAGAATATCAGACAAAATACGATATAGgcgaaacatattttaaaaataaaaacgttgcACAAAACAAAGCAAGTCCTATTCCCGAGAGTTATTCTGAGATTGAAGACAAACGTTTGCCTGATGATTATTTGGAAACGCCGATTATAGAGTTCAGAAAACTTTATTACTCCGAAAAATCTAGATATTATGATAGGAATAAAGGTGACAATAAACCGGATGGAAATAGGCCCAATGATTGTATAGACAAAATTGATTCGGAGAAATCCTTAGACGCTAACCGCGGAAAAGTCGATTGTGAACCTGAAAATCAAAACGACGACAATAAATTGGATAAAGCAATAActgaattggaaatattaaaacataatattaataaaatatatgatttacCTGATGAGCCAGAAGTTAAAATTGAGGAAGAGGAGACTGGTTTACGTGACGAACTGTCGAAAACAGAGGCTGCAGAAGACAAGAATTTACTTCGAGTAGAAGTAGAGAGCGTCAGCGAAGTTAACGATATCAAAGTAACAGAATCTCAGACGCAAGACTTATTGCTCGTAGTCCAAAGTCCCATTGAAGTTGGAGATACTTTAGAATCCGATTCTGACGAGAAACTTTCTCCGCAGATGACAATTATTGTAAGTCCCAAACGAAGTAGTCCAAAGGGACCGAACGATATGGACTCCCTTGGGTCCAGAAGCCTATCGCCAGTTCAAGCCAGGTTGACGAGAAATGACGTAATCGATGCCATTTTCCGTGCAGATCCTGAAAATCAGTTGTCAAGTGTACAGATGCAGTTAGAACTTTCTAAGGATATTCTAGAAGATTCTATTACAGAATCAGAAAAGGGTGAAATCGGAGAATACCCCGACGACTTCTCAGCTGATGTGGACAATTATAACAGCCGGTCAGATTACGAGAACAATTCACCTATCTCAATACCAAAGACGTCTGAAGACGAAAACTTCTGGGATTCATAA
- the LOC115454552 gene encoding uncharacterized protein LOC115454552 isoform X1 yields MEVPVVAEEPPITEETENAELADSVENFEKFVYELFDKNGVLNDLRAYLRGHIVNVLKSAQTGDPPPCQRHFTQRLDLTYQALNMLVAEYLLRLEFSYSLSVFVSEIPLANMVFEFAKTLMRNNDENFTSLRFQDSDVWSILNYLGVMCDSEHSSNIVEMYKSVETCPLLLCIFKCIPMYNKPHAVNSSDESISSSVKSSDTLGDKTKSSHRNLPVHDKCKHYALCWTCQSKMIRVKEKYCKKKKSLTKSVKETKLDQYNVDCLMKNIGVLERSLIDEMFQQLKSVYEAEVEMVKEEEQRKVKRSLATHALQLQKRRHDIEESLKAREVELELAVQQKKKFLWGLARALRDQHRHVSHETERLTAKEDSLKIQLGEAEEILKQRGEEVRSQITSELAILEQHLESMKTERENINRERTELNNLKKHEKSTKEHNTEHEQLKSHYDLLKNELSILRKYLESMSIQPKCVIERSTITDLYDVTSKLNVTLNNGQDVEYARHDGKLRSNQVVNDFKKQKNVNFSQLQSNLDEIYREASQERRSSSSDVGDMGRMERFHEQETLRQLRDENQRLKTFAAQQSEHITELRCQQAQMRAQLTAAQFQQSTTATTHQGPTTYAGPTVPPTCRPRTAPAVVPPATYLVHRMSTSASAHALNHGWRKGAGEELSLFSNAQPRILVPGDTIPFIGVLKDRHNDNRRHIVNQWRNLRRRTSPIGAVVKPRNITTAQRDKLSKERPEPSTSQMDPITQSQNFLTETQEFENDSLEPTSGNRCQRPKTAVADKMREKSPNTVLREVKNKLRTKDSTKRQTPTVTRDKSPNSVLREAKLRLRKLEIEAEAVEKSYLNFRKRQAELRNERTSFSGPTDESVIRDIRNLEIKRSSSLQKVGDTHNTHKDFKISYLEADQKTMNNDIDKYLKEYQTKYDIGETYFKNKNVAQNKASPIPESYSEIEDKRLPDDYLETPIIEFRKLYYSEKSRYYDRNKGDNKPDGNRPNDCIDKIDSEKSLDANRGKVDCEPENQNDDNKLDKAITELEILKHNINKIYDLPDEPEVKIEEEETGLRDELSKTEAAEDKNLLRVEVESVSEVNDIKVTESQTQDLLLVVQSPIEVGDTLESDSDEKLSPQMTIIVSPKRSSPKGPNDMDSLGSRSLSPVQARLTRNDVIDAIFRADPENQLSSVQMQLELSKDILEDSITESEKGEIGEYPDDFSADVDNYNSRSDYENNSPISIPKTSEDENFWDS; encoded by the exons ATGGAAGTTCCTGTTGTAGCCGAAGAACCTCCCATCACTGAAGAGACTGAAAACGCAGAACTGGCCGACTCTGTAGAAAATTTTGAAAAGTTTGTGTACGAATTATTCGATAAAAACGGTGTACTCAATGATTTGAGGGCCTATTTACGCGGGCACATTGTAAATGTACTAAAAAGCGCACAAACAG GTGATCCACCACCATGTCAGAGGCATTTCACACAACGGCTTGACCTTACATACCAGGCACTGAATATGTTAGTTGCTGAATACTTGTTGCGTttg GAGTTCAGCTACAGTCTATCAGTGTTTGTATCAGAGATACCTCTGGCGAACATGGTGTTTGAGTTTGCAAAGACTCTGATGCGGAACAATGATGAGAACTTCACATCGTTGAGGTTTCAGGATAGCGATGTGTGGTCCATATTGAATTATCTAG GTGTAATGTGTGACTCGGAACATTCATCTAACATTGTAGAAATGTACAAAAGTGTGGAGACGTGTCCACTTTTACtgtgtatatttaaatgtatacctATGTACAATAAACCACATGCAG TAAATTCTTCAGATGAAAGCATATCATCCAGTGTCAAATCATCAGATACATTGGGTGATAAAACAAAGAGTTCTCACAGAAATCTACCGGTTCATGATAAATGCAAGCATTATGCATTGTGTTGGACTTGTCAGAGCAAAATGATTAGAGTGAAAGAGAAATACTGTAAGAAGAAAAAGTCTTTGACGAAG AGTGTCAAAGAGACAAAACTAGATCAGTATAATGTGGACTGTCTCATGAAGAATATTGGCGTATTGGAAAGGAGCCTCATTGATgag ATGTTCCAGCAATTGAAATCAGTTTACGAAGCGGAAGTGGAAATGGTGAAAGAGGAAGAGCAGAGGAAAGTAAAGCGGTCTTTGGCTACACACGCGTTGCAGCTGCAGAAACGACGGCATGAT ATAGAAGAGTCGTTGAAAGCGCGGGAAGTGGAGTTAGAACTCGCGGTCCAGCAGAAGAAGAAGTTCCTGTGGGGGCTCGCGCGTGCGCTCCGCGACCAACACCGGCACGTCAGCCACGAGACAGAACGACTCACTGCCAAG GAAGACAGTCTTAAAATTCAATTAGGCGAAGCAGAGGAAATTCTAAAACAACGAGGCGAAGAAGTGCGCTCGCAAATAACAAGCGAACTGGCAATACTAGAACAACATTTAGAGTCGATGAAAACAGAAAGAGAAAACATCAACAGAGAGAGAACCGAACTGaacaacttaaaaaaacacGAAAAATCAACAAAAGAACACAACACTGAACACGAACAGTTGAAATCTCATTACGATTTGTTGAAAAACGAATTATCGATACTAAGGAAGTACTTGGAATCGATGTCGATCCAGCCCAAATGCGTTATAGAGAGGAGCACTATTACTGACTTGTACGATGTGACGTCGAAGTTAAACGTAACTTTAAATAATGGGCAAGACGTTGAGTATGCGAGACACGATGGTAAATTGAGAAGTAATCAAGTGGTGAACGATTTTAAGAAACAGAAGAATGTTAATTTTAGTCAG TTGCAGTCGAACCTGGACGAGATATACCGCGAGGCGAGTCAAGAGCGTCGCTCGTCGTCCAGCGATGTTGGCGACATGGGCCGAATGGAACGGTTCCACGAGCAGGAAACATTACGGCAGTTGAGGGACGAGAACCAGAGGCTCAAGACGTTTGCTGCACAG CAAAGCGAGCACATCACGGAGCTCAGGTGTCAACAGGCACAAATGCGGGCACAATTAACGGCCGCACAGTTTCAACAGTCTACGACGGCCACCACCCATCAGGGGCCCACAACCTACGCGGGACCCACTGTGCCTCCCACCTGCCGTCCTAGAACAGCGCCCGCCGTCGTACCTCCAGCTACTTACCTCGTCCACAGAATGAGCACGAGCGCCAGTGCGCACGCGCTGAACCACGGCTGGCGTAAGGGCGCCGGCGAGGAGCTGAGTCTCTTCTCCAACGCTCAGCCGCGCATCCTCGTGCCCGGAGACACCATACCCTTCATAGGAGTGCTGAAGGACCGCCACAACGACAATAGGAGGCATATCGTCAACCAATGGCGAAATCTTAGACGTCGCACCTCGCCGATAGGTGCCGTCGTGAAGCCAAGAAACATTACAACCGCGCAAAGGGACAAGTTGTCAAAGGAGAGACCCGAGCCGTCCACTAGCCAAATGGATCCCATAACGCAAAGTCAAAATTTTCTTACCGAGACGCAGGAGTTTGAAAATGACTCTTTGGAACCGACGAGCGGGAATCGTTGTCAAAGACCGAAGACTGCCGTTGCCGACAAAATGAGAGAGAAGAGTCCCAACACCGTCCTGAGGGAAGTAAAAAATAAGTTGAGGACCAAGGATAGCACGAAACGCCAAACGCCGACGGTAACGCGAGACAAAAGCCCCAACTCGGTACTTCGTGAAGCCAAGCTGCGTTTGAGGAAGTTGGAAATCGAAGCCGAAGCCGTGGAGAAGTCGTATCTGAACTTCAGGAAGCGACAGGCCGAGCTGAGAAATGAACGGACCAGTTTCAGCGGGCCCACTGACGAGTCTGTCATTAGAGATATTAGGAATTTGG aaataaaaagaagtaGTTCACTGCAAAAAGTAGGCGATACACATAACACACATAAAGACTTTAAAATATCGTACCTAGAAGCCGATCAGAAAACAATGAATAATGATATTGATAAATATCTTAAAGAATATCAGACAAAATACGATATAGgcgaaacatattttaaaaataaaaacgttgcACAAAACAAAGCAAGTCCTATTCCCGAGAGTTATTCTGAGATTGAAGACAAACGTTTGCCTGATGATTATTTGGAAACGCCGATTATAGAGTTCAGAAAACTTTATTACTCCGAAAAATCTAGATATTATGATAGGAATAAAGGTGACAATAAACCGGATGGAAATAGGCCCAATGATTGTATAGACAAAATTGATTCGGAGAAATCCTTAGACGCTAACCGCGGAAAAGTCGATTGTGAACCTGAAAATCAAAACGACGACAATAAATTGGATAAAGCAATAActgaattggaaatattaaaacataatattaataaaatatatgatttacCTGATGAGCCAGAAGTTAAAATTGAGGAAGAGGAGACTGGTTTACGTGACGAACTGTCGAAAACAGAGGCTGCAGAAGACAAGAATTTACTTCGAGTAGAAGTAGAGAGCGTCAGCGAAGTTAACGATATCAAAGTAACAGAATCTCAGACGCAAGACTTATTGCTCGTAGTCCAAAGTCCCATTGAAGTTGGAGATACTTTAGAATCCGATTCTGACGAGAAACTTTCTCCGCAGATGACAATTATTGTAAGTCCCAAACGAAGTAGTCCAAAGGGACCGAACGATATGGACTCCCTTGGGTCCAGAAGCCTATCGCCAGTTCAAGCCAGGTTGACGAGAAATGACGTAATCGATGCCATTTTCCGTGCAGATCCTGAAAATCAGTTGTCAAGTGTACAGATGCAGTTAGAACTTTCTAAGGATATTCTAGAAGATTCTATTACAGAATCAGAAAAGGGTGAAATCGGAGAATACCCCGACGACTTCTCAGCTGATGTGGACAATTATAACAGCCGGTCAGATTACGAGAACAATTCACCTATCTCAATACCAAAGACGTCTGAAGACGAAAACTTCTGGGATTCATAA